Proteins encoded together in one Candidatus Nitrosocaldus cavascurensis window:
- a CDS encoding PQQ-dependent sugar dehydrogenase, protein MMMNRLLIAGLIAGATVMALLLALPRGGVPLPEPEKRLEVIAKNLEVPWSMDMDHDDGILYFTERVGRLNIIDKDGTVRTIYSREVASIGEAGLLGLALDPEFKSNGYIYLYYTYSTESGLFNRVVRLEKVGADGNYREHVLLDGIPGGEIHNGGRIKFGPDGMLYITTGDAGRAELAQDVNSLAGKILRIRKDGSIPEDNPFNNAVYSYGHRNPQGLAWHPTSKNLYATEHGPVAEDEINLIRKGANYGWPIETCSKAERYEKPILCYTVSIAPAGAAFAEYGGSMSLFYATLRGQHVERIVFDEGENIVRIENFLTGLGRIRDVYANKDGYLYIATSNRDGRGIPIGDDDRIVRVRLTDITD, encoded by the coding sequence ATGATGATGAATAGGCTACTCATAGCAGGTCTGATAGCTGGGGCTACAGTTATGGCTCTTCTCTTAGCATTGCCTAGAGGCGGGGTACCCTTACCTGAACCAGAGAAGAGGTTGGAGGTTATAGCAAAGAACCTTGAGGTGCCATGGAGTATGGATATGGATCATGATGATGGTATCTTATACTTCACTGAGCGTGTTGGTAGACTTAACATCATAGATAAGGATGGTACTGTAAGGACCATATACTCAAGGGAGGTAGCAAGCATAGGGGAGGCAGGGTTGCTTGGTCTAGCATTAGATCCAGAGTTCAAGAGCAATGGCTACATATACCTTTACTACACATACTCCACAGAATCAGGCTTATTCAACAGGGTAGTTAGGCTTGAGAAGGTTGGTGCTGATGGTAACTATAGGGAGCATGTACTGCTAGATGGTATACCTGGAGGAGAGATACACAATGGAGGTAGGATAAAGTTTGGACCAGATGGGATGCTCTACATAACAACTGGGGATGCAGGTAGAGCAGAACTTGCACAGGATGTAAACTCCCTAGCAGGTAAGATACTTAGGATAAGGAAGGATGGCTCGATACCAGAGGATAACCCATTCAATAACGCTGTATACTCATATGGGCATAGGAACCCTCAAGGGCTTGCATGGCACCCTACAAGCAAGAACCTATATGCTACTGAGCATGGTCCAGTAGCAGAGGATGAGATAAACCTGATAAGAAAGGGGGCAAACTATGGATGGCCTATAGAGACATGCTCCAAAGCTGAGAGGTATGAGAAGCCTATCCTCTGCTATACTGTGAGCATAGCCCCAGCAGGTGCAGCATTTGCAGAGTATGGAGGTAGCATGAGCCTATTCTACGCAACACTAAGAGGCCAGCATGTTGAAAGGATAGTATTCGATGAGGGTGAGAATATTGTAAGAATAGAGAACTTCCTTACTGGCTTAGGTAGGATAAGGGATGTGTATGCCAACAAGGATGGCTACCTTTACATAGCAACAAGTAATAGAGATGGAAGAGGCATACCGATAGGGGATGATGATAGGATAGTTAGGGTGAGACTAACAGATATTACAGATTAA
- a CDS encoding MoaD/ThiS family protein, translating into MARVEVTIPSVLNKNAGERKVSVEADTLKDAIDSLVKMMGNDFARKVLDSNGKPKALINIYINGRNSRFSGGLDARLNDGDSVVILPAVAGGNSKGYGYG; encoded by the coding sequence ATGGCAAGGGTTGAGGTAACGATACCATCTGTACTCAATAAGAATGCTGGTGAGAGGAAGGTTAGCGTTGAGGCTGATACACTCAAGGATGCTATAGATAGTTTAGTGAAGATGATGGGCAATGACTTTGCTAGAAAGGTACTAGATAGCAATGGTAAGCCAAAGGCACTAATCAACATATACATAAATGGTAGGAATTCAAGATTCTCTGGAGGGCTAGATGCAAGGTTGAATGATGGAGATAGCGTAGTTATACTCCCTGCAGTTGCTGGAGGTAACAGTAAAGGGTATGGCTATGGGTAA
- a CDS encoding HisA/HisF-related TIM barrel protein, giving the protein MKIIPAIDLMDGKVVRLTKGDPSKQTVYSDDPLEVAKAWVREGADALHVVDLNATLSLATNHRAIVERISRSVSVPVQAAGGIRSFDAAVSMLEHVHAVVLATLAFKDEHALTKLLELHGYERIIVALDHEDGIVKIHGWRDSTGVSMEDALKHFSSLGVKRFLVTDTARDGTMLGLSNTSIKIMKDANRAGLEIIASGGIATLDDVKIARDAGAYAVILGKALYEGRIRVGEAKRLSTL; this is encoded by the coding sequence ATGAAGATAATACCTGCTATAGACCTAATGGATGGCAAGGTTGTAAGGTTAACCAAGGGTGATCCATCGAAGCAGACTGTGTATAGTGATGATCCTTTAGAAGTAGCAAAGGCATGGGTAAGAGAGGGTGCAGATGCCCTCCATGTCGTTGATCTTAATGCAACACTCTCACTAGCAACAAACCATAGAGCAATTGTAGAGAGGATAAGCAGGAGTGTAAGCGTACCAGTGCAGGCTGCTGGGGGTATAAGGAGTTTTGATGCTGCTGTATCTATGCTTGAGCATGTACATGCTGTAGTCCTTGCTACACTTGCATTCAAGGATGAGCATGCATTAACTAAATTGCTTGAACTCCACGGCTATGAGAGGATAATAGTTGCATTGGACCATGAGGATGGTATTGTTAAGATCCATGGTTGGAGGGATAGCACTGGTGTAAGCATGGAGGATGCGTTAAAGCACTTCTCCTCATTAGGAGTTAAGAGGTTCCTTGTAACAGATACTGCAAGGGATGGTACGATGCTAGGCTTGAGCAATACATCCATTAAGATAATGAAGGATGCTAATAGAGCAGGGCTTGAGATCATAGCATCTGGAGGGATAGCAACGCTTGATGATGTTAAGATTGCTAGGGATGCTGGTGCATATGCTGTTATACTAGGCAAGGCACTGTATGAAGGTAGGATAAGGGTTGGAGAGGCAAAGAGGCTATCCACATTATAA
- the hisI gene encoding phosphoribosyl-AMP cyclohydrolase: protein MQVSIDDVDFTKSEGLIPVIVQDIKSKDVLMLAYANKEALQLTIQTGKAWFWSRSRKRLWMKGEESGNVQYVKDVLVDCDSDALIYLVESGGPACHTGNRTCFHNRLIR from the coding sequence ATGCAGGTAAGCATAGATGATGTGGACTTTACTAAATCTGAAGGGTTGATCCCTGTGATAGTGCAGGATATAAAGAGCAAGGATGTGCTCATGCTTGCATATGCAAACAAGGAGGCACTACAACTTACCATACAGACTGGCAAGGCATGGTTCTGGAGTAGGTCAAGGAAGAGGCTATGGATGAAGGGTGAAGAGTCTGGTAATGTTCAGTATGTGAAGGATGTGCTAGTTGATTGCGATAGTGATGCTCTAATCTATCTGGTTGAGAGTGGTGGACCAGCATGCCATACAGGGAACAGGACATGCTTCCATAACAGATTAATCAGATGA
- the hisF gene encoding imidazole glycerol phosphate synthase subunit HisF translates to MLAKRIIPCLDVDKGRVVKGIHFKDIRDAGNPVELAKHYSSDCADELVFLDITASEEHRATMVEVVKSVARAIDIPFTVGGGIRSMDDARAILLAGADKVSVNTAAVKNPSLITELKDVFGKQCVVVAIDAKRSMRDGEKIFYEVYIYGGKRPTGMDAVEWARRAESLGAGELLLTSIDKDGTKDGYDLELTAQVCKAVNIPVIASGGAGGPEHMLALFRETGADAALAASIFHYGEYTVRDVKRYLKDNGVEVRIC, encoded by the coding sequence TTGCTTGCAAAGAGGATAATCCCATGCCTAGATGTTGATAAGGGTAGAGTTGTGAAGGGTATACACTTCAAGGATATAAGGGATGCTGGCAATCCAGTTGAGTTGGCTAAGCATTATAGCAGTGACTGTGCTGATGAACTTGTATTCTTGGATATAACTGCTAGTGAAGAGCATAGGGCAACCATGGTAGAAGTGGTTAAGAGTGTAGCAAGGGCAATAGATATACCGTTCACAGTTGGAGGGGGTATAAGGAGCATGGATGATGCTAGAGCCATACTACTTGCTGGTGCAGATAAGGTATCAGTAAATACTGCTGCTGTGAAGAACCCCTCCCTTATAACTGAACTGAAGGATGTATTTGGTAAGCAGTGTGTTGTAGTTGCTATAGATGCGAAGAGGAGCATGAGGGATGGGGAGAAGATCTTCTATGAGGTGTACATATATGGAGGGAAGAGACCAACTGGTATGGATGCTGTTGAGTGGGCTAGAAGGGCAGAGAGCCTTGGTGCTGGGGAACTGTTGCTAACAAGCATAGATAAGGATGGTACGAAGGATGGTTATGATCTTGAGTTGACTGCTCAGGTGTGCAAGGCAGTTAATATACCTGTTATAGCATCTGGTGGTGCTGGAGGCCCAGAGCATATGCTTGCATTGTTCAGGGAGACAGGTGCAGATGCTGCCCTTGCTGCATCCATCTTCCATTATGGTGAGTATACGGTAAGGGATGTAAAGCGATATCTCAAGGATAATGGGGTAGAGGTTAGGATCTGCTAG
- a CDS encoding acylphosphatase — MLAYKLIVRGKVQRVGFRRYVLEHARALGLKGNVRNEDDDSVHIHAQADDENVLKRFIELVKSAPSPAYVASVEIIPAEVEDLKSFKIVYGELGDELQEGFGAMQSVFDDYRQEFRSYVGEFRSYVGEFREFASRTDTNFAELKQELRSFACRTDANFAELKQEIRAFSDRTDANFAELKQEVRGVRDDLKQEIRAFSDRTDLNFKAIEAKYGEISEKLTLILNELKRSNEETRVDLTRAMNMLADILNRLIRLEEQREQKQ, encoded by the coding sequence GTGCTTGCATATAAGCTTATAGTTAGAGGTAAGGTTCAGAGGGTAGGGTTTAGAAGATATGTTCTAGAGCATGCTAGAGCCCTAGGACTCAAGGGTAATGTTAGGAATGAGGATGATGACTCTGTGCATATACATGCTCAAGCTGATGATGAGAATGTATTGAAGAGGTTCATAGAACTGGTCAAGAGTGCACCATCCCCAGCATATGTAGCGTCTGTAGAGATCATACCTGCAGAGGTTGAGGATCTCAAGTCATTCAAGATAGTATATGGTGAGTTGGGTGATGAACTACAGGAAGGATTTGGTGCAATGCAGAGTGTGTTTGATGATTACAGACAGGAGTTTAGATCATACGTTGGTGAGTTTAGATCATACGTTGGTGAGTTTAGAGAGTTTGCTAGTAGAACAGATACAAACTTTGCTGAGCTTAAGCAAGAACTAAGGTCATTTGCTTGCAGAACAGATGCTAACTTTGCTGAGCTTAAGCAGGAGATAAGGGCATTCTCAGATAGGACTGATGCTAACTTTGCTGAACTAAAGCAGGAGGTTAGAGGGGTTAGGGATGATCTGAAGCAGGAGATAAGGGCATTCTCAGATAGGACTGATCTAAACTTTAAGGCTATAGAGGCTAAATATGGGGAGATATCTGAGAAGTTAACACTCATCCTTAATGAGTTGAAGAGGAGTAATGAGGAGACTAGGGTAGATCTTACTAGAGCAATGAATATGCTTGCAGATATACTGAATAGACTGATAAGGTTGGAGGAGCAGAGAGAGCAGAAGCAGTAA
- the thrC gene encoding threonine synthase, with the protein MGIVNALRCRECKQEYEPTLKYICDECLGPLDVTYDYGSIKVSRDTFANREKSYWRYFELLPIAEKANIVSLEAGFTPLHRADRLADALGLRAGNLYLKNDSVNPTFSFKDRPAGVAVSKAREMGLKAVGCASTGNLASATAAHAAKADLPCYIFAPKDIEYAKIAQALAYGAEFIAVDGTYDDANRIAAQISDAKPIGIVNVNLRPYYVEGSKTLAYEVVEQLNWKVPDHLIVPVASGAMLNAICRGLEELYELNLVDGIDNVKVTAAQAKGCSPIVEAFKGNRDEIVPVEYPNTIAKSLAIGDPGDGIYALRRLRQFNGYAEDPDDDEIRDAILLLARYEGIFTEPAGGVAVASLKRLVEDGRIDKDEHVVCYITGNGLKSIDAIEGLLRKPRIVKPNYMDVVEMISIAGT; encoded by the coding sequence ATGGGTATTGTAAATGCGTTGAGGTGTAGAGAGTGCAAGCAGGAGTATGAGCCAACCCTCAAGTACATATGCGATGAATGCCTTGGACCACTGGATGTTACATACGATTATGGTTCGATAAAGGTTAGCAGGGATACCTTTGCAAACAGGGAGAAGAGTTACTGGCGCTACTTTGAGTTGCTCCCAATAGCAGAGAAGGCAAATATAGTGAGTTTAGAGGCAGGGTTCACACCCCTCCATAGGGCAGATAGGCTTGCTGATGCCCTAGGCCTTAGAGCAGGAAATCTCTACCTCAAGAACGATAGTGTTAATCCAACCTTCTCATTCAAGGATAGACCTGCTGGTGTTGCTGTATCCAAGGCAAGGGAGATGGGTCTTAAGGCTGTTGGGTGTGCATCAACAGGCAATCTGGCAAGTGCAACTGCAGCACATGCAGCAAAGGCAGACCTCCCATGCTACATATTTGCACCAAAGGATATAGAGTATGCAAAGATTGCTCAAGCATTAGCGTATGGGGCTGAGTTCATTGCTGTTGATGGTACATATGATGATGCAAACAGGATAGCAGCACAGATCTCAGATGCAAAGCCAATAGGTATAGTAAATGTGAACCTAAGACCGTATTATGTTGAGGGCTCAAAGACTCTAGCATATGAGGTTGTTGAGCAACTCAACTGGAAGGTTCCAGACCATCTCATAGTGCCAGTTGCAAGTGGTGCAATGCTCAATGCAATATGTAGAGGGCTTGAGGAGTTGTACGAACTTAACCTTGTTGATGGTATAGATAATGTGAAGGTTACAGCAGCACAGGCAAAGGGATGCTCCCCAATAGTTGAAGCATTCAAGGGTAACAGGGATGAGATAGTGCCAGTTGAGTACCCAAACACCATAGCGAAGAGTCTAGCGATAGGAGATCCTGGGGATGGGATATATGCCTTAAGGAGGCTTAGGCAGTTCAATGGCTATGCTGAGGATCCTGATGATGATGAGATAAGGGATGCTATACTCCTTCTAGCAAGGTATGAAGGGATATTCACAGAGCCTGCTGGAGGAGTTGCTGTAGCATCACTGAAGAGGTTAGTTGAGGATGGAAGGATAGACAAGGATGAGCATGTTGTATGCTACATAACTGGCAATGGTCTTAAGAGCATAGATGCCATAGAAGGGTTGCTTAGGAAGCCAAGGATAGTTAAACCTAATTATATGGATGTTGTAGAGATGATTAGTATTGCTGGCACGTAG
- the hisH gene encoding imidazole glycerol phosphate synthase subunit HisH, whose product MSKIAIFDYGAGNIFSIKVALERLCVDVEVIRSMDNLDVYKALILPGVGNFDPAMKSIMPYKDRLLEAIGSGMPMLGICLGMEMLFERSEEGTLPGLSILAGEVVMLPRSVKIPHMGWNRLRINANSSNSVLLNGIDDGTWVYFVHSYHARPKDARVVSARSEYGVEFPAVIEYGNLFGTQFHPEKSGSDGMHMLSNFLNYLKR is encoded by the coding sequence ATGAGCAAGATTGCTATATTCGATTATGGTGCTGGCAACATATTCAGCATAAAGGTTGCACTTGAGAGGCTTTGTGTAGATGTGGAAGTGATAAGGAGTATGGATAACCTTGATGTATATAAAGCACTAATCCTTCCAGGTGTAGGTAACTTCGATCCTGCAATGAAGAGTATCATGCCTTACAAGGATAGGTTACTTGAGGCTATAGGCTCTGGTATGCCCATGTTAGGCATATGCCTAGGCATGGAGATGCTCTTCGAGAGGAGTGAAGAAGGTACCCTTCCAGGGTTGAGTATACTTGCTGGAGAGGTTGTGATGCTGCCTAGGAGCGTTAAGATCCCTCATATGGGATGGAATAGGTTAAGGATAAATGCTAACAGTAGTAATAGTGTTCTACTGAATGGTATAGATGATGGCACATGGGTGTACTTTGTACACTCATACCATGCAAGACCAAAGGATGCTAGAGTTGTTAGTGCAAGATCTGAGTATGGTGTTGAGTTCCCAGCAGTAATAGAGTATGGCAACCTCTTTGGTACACAGTTCCATCCAGAGAAGTCTGGCTCTGATGGGATGCATATGCTAAGCAACTTCCTTAACTATCTCAAGAGATGA
- a CDS encoding hydroxymethylglutaryl-CoA reductase, degradative, with protein sequence MRFYELDREGRLAVLKDHASLTDEDVEILREGSGIDFKMADSMIENAVSFISYPLGIATHFLINGKEYLVPMAIEEPSVVAAASKGAKVARLRGGFTAHADPSIMIGQVQVKGIKDLGRAVEDVMKSKDELLSIANSKSSLARRNAGARDLRCRVIDTDSRGKMLIVELLVDVKDAMGANVINTMCESIAPRIESITNGRVLLRILSNYATHRLVRATARFAREEVGDDAVEGILDAYAFAEADVYRCVTHNKGVMNGIIAVALATAQDTRAIEAGAHAYACRDGRYSSLTHWSRDSNGDLVGSIELPLAVGTVGGLTSTHPIARLSLKILKVESARELACVMASVGLAQNFSALYALVREGIQAGHMRLHARKVAMLAGAEGNMLDEVAERLAREGNITVEHARQIMQEITHDISDGKKVR encoded by the coding sequence ATGAGGTTCTATGAGCTTGATAGGGAAGGGAGGTTAGCGGTACTCAAGGATCATGCTTCCCTTACAGATGAGGATGTAGAGATTCTAAGAGAAGGTTCTGGGATAGACTTTAAGATGGCAGATAGCATGATTGAGAATGCTGTATCCTTCATCTCCTATCCATTGGGCATAGCAACACACTTCCTCATAAATGGCAAGGAGTACCTTGTGCCTATGGCCATAGAGGAGCCATCTGTTGTAGCAGCAGCAAGCAAGGGTGCAAAGGTTGCTAGGTTGAGGGGAGGGTTCACAGCCCATGCAGACCCTTCAATTATGATAGGACAGGTACAGGTCAAGGGTATCAAGGATCTTGGAAGGGCGGTGGAGGATGTGATGAAGAGTAAGGATGAACTATTGAGCATAGCAAACAGCAAGAGCAGTTTAGCAAGAAGGAATGCTGGTGCAAGGGATCTTAGGTGCAGGGTTATAGATACTGATAGTAGAGGTAAGATGCTTATAGTTGAGTTGCTTGTGGACGTGAAGGATGCCATGGGTGCAAATGTTATCAATACAATGTGTGAATCAATAGCACCTAGGATAGAGAGTATAACAAATGGTAGAGTACTCCTAAGGATACTCTCCAACTACGCTACCCATAGGCTTGTTAGGGCAACTGCAAGGTTTGCTAGGGAGGAGGTTGGTGATGATGCAGTGGAGGGGATATTGGATGCATATGCGTTTGCAGAAGCAGATGTGTATAGATGTGTTACACACAACAAGGGTGTTATGAATGGTATAATAGCCGTTGCGCTTGCAACTGCACAGGATACAAGGGCAATAGAGGCTGGTGCACATGCCTATGCTTGTAGGGATGGTAGATACTCATCCTTAACCCATTGGAGCAGGGATAGCAATGGAGACCTTGTAGGAAGCATAGAACTTCCCTTAGCTGTTGGCACTGTAGGAGGGCTAACATCTACACACCCAATAGCAAGGTTATCCTTGAAGATACTCAAGGTTGAGAGTGCTAGGGAGTTAGCATGTGTGATGGCATCTGTTGGGTTGGCACAGAACTTCTCTGCACTCTATGCTCTAGTAAGAGAAGGGATACAGGCTGGACATATGCGCCTTCATGCAAGGAAGGTAGCAATGCTTGCTGGTGCTGAAGGTAATATGCTTGATGAGGTTGCTGAGAGGCTTGCCAGAGAAGGTAATATAACGGTTGAGCATGCAAGGCAGATAATGCAGGAGATAACTCATGATATTAGCGATGGCAAAAAAGTAAGATGA
- the hisB gene encoding imidazoleglycerol-phosphate dehydratase HisB, producing MQEKERRSRVERYTNETSVEVEVDLDGNGLYSVETGIRFLDHMIASISKHSLIDIRLKGVSKDGIRHHLIEDVAITLASALDKALGSRDGIERFGYAMVPMDDALAFVALDLVRRAYHAIDLKLANGVEDMVKEDIEHFFTSFALNLNACIHVVVQYGSNDHHKVEAACKALGVALRNAAVINPRKGIASTKGTI from the coding sequence ATGCAGGAGAAGGAGAGGAGATCTAGGGTAGAGAGGTATACAAATGAGACAAGTGTAGAGGTTGAGGTTGATCTGGATGGGAATGGCTTATACAGTGTAGAGACTGGGATAAGGTTCCTAGACCATATGATAGCATCTATATCAAAACACTCCCTCATAGATATCAGGTTGAAGGGTGTAAGCAAGGATGGTATAAGGCATCATCTCATAGAGGATGTTGCAATAACACTTGCTAGTGCACTTGACAAGGCATTGGGTAGTAGAGATGGTATAGAGAGGTTTGGTTATGCAATGGTGCCTATGGATGATGCATTGGCATTTGTAGCATTGGATCTTGTGAGAAGGGCATATCATGCTATAGATCTGAAGTTGGCTAATGGTGTTGAGGATATGGTAAAGGAGGATATAGAGCACTTCTTCACATCCTTTGCATTGAACCTTAATGCATGTATACATGTGGTGGTGCAGTATGGGAGCAATGATCACCATAAGGTTGAGGCAGCATGCAAGGCGTTGGGAGTAGCATTGAGGAATGCAGCAGTGATAAACCCAAGGAAGGGTATAGCAAGTACAAAGGGTACCATCTAA
- a CDS encoding ArnT family glycosyltransferase, giving the protein MRNEWFIPLSVAVVGIVTSLLLLYSHDGYALLYYGDSVSHLVGSRKIVDWENPGLEQIGTVWLPLPHILFLVPSLIDPLFTTGLAGTVISLPSLAFTTLLIYRVMRDQGSIIHPSTKDHRIAYLLALLYAFNPNMMYLGIVAMTEALFMLFLVASIYYFQRWLLQGCSTRNLLLCSLFISLATLCRYESWFLPILLIAVVFTSAVRNRSKDNELQLLPIITSLLSTTGIAIWLAWNYYIYGDPFEFSNAEYYSAAWYAIHNQYHERYFMNPLNVFSVYMYNTIHLYGPLLLTGITGGYSIYHRSAKDRMGVMMIIILLLFLLLPPTFTIVSMLIGVGEMDYAYNSRFTILLAPLLFITTFLFLNRLSVYRWYIITPLLLLLVLWNPLFLRLGVVTYIDAYAGYSTKDTQLAVDAGEALRSLYDRGRIMILAGSILEHRIMITSNIALNRFDEMADHSTWKDSFKSPWLYDRWLIISKRPVHDATNVITHWLEREEELLMHYKVVYENENYKIMRLIVLVTINEYYSNNSNSSSSNRQESLFYNAPTYPR; this is encoded by the coding sequence GTGAGGAACGAATGGTTCATACCTCTCTCAGTAGCTGTTGTAGGTATTGTAACATCATTGCTCCTCCTCTACTCTCATGATGGATATGCACTGCTATACTATGGTGATTCTGTATCCCATCTAGTAGGCTCAAGGAAGATCGTAGATTGGGAGAATCCAGGCTTGGAGCAGATAGGCACTGTATGGTTACCCCTGCCACATATACTGTTCCTTGTCCCATCTCTAATAGATCCTCTATTCACAACAGGTCTTGCAGGTACAGTGATAAGCCTGCCATCTCTAGCATTCACTACACTACTCATCTACAGGGTTATGAGGGATCAGGGTAGCATAATCCATCCCTCTACCAAAGATCATCGCATAGCGTATCTGCTTGCACTGCTCTACGCCTTCAACCCCAACATGATGTACCTAGGCATAGTTGCCATGACTGAAGCACTATTCATGCTATTTCTAGTAGCATCAATATACTACTTTCAAAGATGGCTACTACAGGGATGCTCTACAAGGAATCTACTACTATGCTCCTTGTTCATATCACTTGCAACACTCTGCAGGTATGAGAGTTGGTTCCTTCCTATACTTCTCATAGCAGTTGTCTTTACATCTGCAGTAAGGAATAGAAGCAAGGATAACGAACTGCAATTACTACCCATCATCACCTCATTACTCTCAACCACTGGCATAGCAATATGGTTAGCATGGAACTACTACATCTATGGAGATCCATTTGAGTTCAGTAATGCAGAGTACTACTCTGCTGCATGGTATGCTATACACAATCAATATCATGAGAGGTACTTCATGAATCCCTTGAATGTTTTTAGTGTTTATATGTATAACACAATTCATCTATACGGTCCTCTACTCCTAACTGGTATAACAGGAGGGTATTCCATCTATCATAGGAGTGCAAAGGATAGGATGGGGGTGATGATGATTATCATCCTCTTGCTATTCCTACTTCTTCCTCCAACATTCACAATAGTATCCATGCTTATAGGTGTAGGGGAGATGGATTATGCGTATAACTCAAGGTTCACAATACTGTTAGCCCCTCTCTTGTTCATCACGACCTTCCTCTTCCTCAATAGACTATCAGTGTACAGATGGTACATCATTACACCACTACTACTATTGCTAGTGCTATGGAACCCTCTTTTCTTGAGACTTGGAGTTGTTACATACATAGATGCTTATGCTGGTTACTCAACAAAGGATACACAACTTGCTGTTGATGCTGGAGAGGCATTGAGATCACTCTATGATAGGGGTAGGATAATGATACTTGCTGGTTCCATACTAGAGCATAGGATAATGATAACCTCTAACATTGCTCTAAACAGGTTTGATGAGATGGCTGATCATAGCACTTGGAAGGATTCCTTCAAGAGCCCATGGCTTTACGATAGATGGCTAATAATATCAAAGAGACCAGTGCATGACGCAACTAATGTTATAACACATTGGTTGGAGAGGGAGGAAGAACTCTTGATGCATTACAAGGTAGTTTACGAGAATGAGAACTATAAGATAATGAGGCTTATAGTGTTGGTTACAATCAATGAGTATTATAGTAACAACAGTAATAGCAGCAGTAGTAATAGACAAGAAAGCTTATTTTATAATGCACCTACCTATCCTAGGTAG
- a CDS encoding HesA/MoeB/ThiF family protein, giving the protein MAMGNGVKEMEEQMGREVSRERRKVTELSEDEVERYSRQIMLDSIGYEGQLRLRNARVCITGAGGLGSPIAMQLTAMGVGYIRLVDRDVVELSNLHRQMLYTDADIGKVKVEAAASRLKAINPSVDVEPLAVSINEGTADDVVKGCDLVIDGLDSIDARYALNDACVRAGIPYVYGGALGMLGSACTVLPGRSACIRCIFPELSDDEMPTCSIEGVHPSILYMVSAVQVSEAVRIITGQEPVLLNKLLYIDLNDLSFSTIDVSRNEHCICNGINRGKRVVATTTASGSIVFKVEELCGRDMGKRTFSITPKGILAIDLDAVARKASSLGFKEKSRGEMGITLVSDGRSFSVLRSGAAVVVGVESEDAALNLYNAMVEVKQ; this is encoded by the coding sequence ATGGCTATGGGTAATGGGGTAAAGGAGATGGAGGAGCAGATGGGAAGAGAGGTTTCAAGGGAGAGGAGGAAGGTTACAGAGCTTAGTGAGGATGAGGTGGAGCGCTACTCAAGGCAGATAATGCTTGATAGCATAGGTTATGAAGGTCAGTTAAGGTTAAGGAATGCTAGAGTATGCATAACTGGTGCTGGAGGCTTAGGCTCCCCAATAGCGATGCAGTTAACTGCCATGGGTGTAGGTTATATAAGGCTTGTTGATAGGGATGTTGTAGAGTTATCGAATCTGCATAGGCAGATGCTCTACACAGATGCTGATATAGGCAAGGTTAAGGTTGAGGCAGCAGCATCTAGGTTGAAGGCTATAAACCCTAGCGTTGATGTAGAGCCTTTAGCAGTATCTATAAACGAAGGGACTGCTGATGATGTAGTAAAGGGATGTGATCTAGTAATAGATGGTTTGGATAGCATAGATGCAAGGTATGCTCTAAACGATGCATGTGTTAGGGCAGGGATACCGTATGTGTATGGTGGTGCACTTGGCATGCTTGGCTCAGCATGTACCGTTCTCCCAGGAAGGAGTGCATGCATAAGGTGTATATTCCCTGAGTTGAGTGATGATGAGATGCCAACATGCAGCATAGAGGGTGTGCATCCATCCATACTGTACATGGTTAGTGCTGTTCAAGTCTCAGAAGCGGTTAGGATAATAACCGGTCAAGAGCCTGTACTTCTAAACAAGTTACTCTACATAGATCTTAACGATCTCTCATTCTCTACAATAGATGTTAGCAGGAATGAGCATTGTATATGTAATGGAATAAACAGGGGTAAGAGAGTAGTTGCCACTACTACTGCTAGTGGTAGCATTGTATTCAAGGTTGAAGAGTTATGTGGGAGGGATATGGGTAAGAGGACATTCTCAATAACACCAAAGGGCATACTTGCCATAGACCTTGATGCTGTAGCAAGGAAGGCATCATCCCTAGGCTTCAAGGAGAAGAGTAGGGGTGAGATGGGCATAACCCTTGTTAGCGATGGGAGGAGCTTCAGCGTGCTCAGATCTGGTGCAGCAGTGGTAGTTGGGGTTGAGAGTGAGGATGCTGCCCTAAACCTATACAATGCTATGGTTGAAGTTAAGCAATGA